The following coding sequences are from one Motacilla alba alba isolate MOTALB_02 chromosome 4, Motacilla_alba_V1.0_pri, whole genome shotgun sequence window:
- the FGA gene encoding fibrinogen alpha chain isoform X2: protein MIPVRILCVLLCLSIAWAQDGKTAFEQGGAGVRGPRIVEHKSPSSCQSEKSWPFCADDDWGTKCPSGCRMQGLIDEKDQEFSQRIDKIKKLLSDNQNNYKKSNQIIVETVNALKPNLDSAQELDETYGRLSGELRRRIMTLKQRVVTQVNRIKALQSSIQEQVVEMKRLEVDIDIKIRACKGTCARSFDYKVDKESYENIQKQLVQANSINLHPELQTTTLSTLKMRPLKDSNVPDHFKHKPLPEMQALNIINDIKQMEVVLERPETDTKLSRGDSSYHTAEARGDESSYPSKLLIPTHGRETLSLEDKTSSAVRRCTKTTTRKIVSGPDGPREEVVEKTVSSDGSDCTYLPGNIGGEGTTYHFSGADGLHKLETVFPELESFFTPDSPSTATKHVSGSSSFTTSRRTTGTGSSHTGTGAYGGKDKFGDLGDEEEDDFGRLQPSGFPSGSASPSKTVATSSSSFKKGGSTFETKSVKIREINEQLGGLEHDQSAEDIPDFQARSFRSSGGKRRTPSTGKGSY, encoded by the exons ATGATACCTGTGAGGATCCTCTGTGTGCTCCTGTGCCTCAGCATAGCCTGG GCACAAGATGGAAAGACTGCCTTTGAGCAGGGGGGTGCAGGAGTGCGTGGTCCCAGGATTGTGGAGCACAAGTCCCCGTCCAGCTGCCAGTCTGAGAAGAGCTGGCCCTTCTGTGCGGATGACGACTGG GGTACCAAATGTCCATCAGGATGCAGAATGCAAGGACTGATTGATGAAAAGGACCAGGAGTTCAGTCAAAGAATAGACAAAATCAAGAAACTGCTTTCAGATAATCAAAACAACTATAAGAAATCCAATCAGATAATTGTGGAAACTGTAAATGCACTAAAACCAAACCTGGACAGTGCTCAGG AGCTTGATGAGACTTACGGTCGCCTGTCAGGAGAACTGAGACGGAGAATTATGACATTAAAGCAGAGAGTTGTCACTCAAGTGAACAGAAttaaagctctgcagagcagcatccaGGAACAAGTGGTGGAGATGAAGCGCTTAGAG GTGGACATTGATATTAAGATACGAGCTTGCAAAGGAACCTGTGCTAGAAGTTTTGATTACAAGGTGGACAAAGAGAGCTATGAAAACATCCAGAAGCAGCTTGTTCAAGCCAACTCCATCAACTTGCACCCAGAGCTTCAAACAACCACCTTGAGCACACTGAAAATGAGGCCACTTAAGGACTCTAATGTTCCTGATCATTTTAAGCATAAGCCTCTCCCAGAAATGCAAGCTCTGAACATAATTAATGACATCAAGCAGATGGAAGTGGTATTAGAAAGACCAGAAACAGACACGAAACTCTCCCGAGGTGACAGTTCGTATCACACAGCAGAAGCAAGGGGGGATGAATCTTCATACCCCAGCAAATTACTTATTCCTACTCATGGGAGAGAAACCCTTAGTCTGGAAGACAAAACCTCCTCCGCTGTTCGTAGATGCACCAAAACTACCACCAGAAAAATTGTCTCTGGGCCTGATGGCCCTAGAGAAGAAGTAGTTGAGAAAACAGTCTCTTCTGATGGCTCAGACTGCACCTATTTACCTGGAAACATTGGAGGGGAAGGGACCACCTACCATTTTAGTGGTGCAGATGGCTTGCACAAGCTAGAGACTGTATTCCCTGAGCTAGAGTCATTTTTTACCCCTGACTCTCCATCCACCGCTACTAAGCACGTTAGCGGATCGAGCAGCTTCACAACCAGCAGACGCACAACTGGCACAGGCAGTAGCCACACAGGTACAGGAGCTTATGGGGGAAAAGATAAATTTGGAGACTTAGGAGACGAGGAGGAAGATGACTTTGGAAGACTTCAGCCATCTGGATTCCCATCTGGCAGTGCAAGTCCCTCCAAGACTGTAGCGACCAGCTCTTCTAGTTTCAAGAAGGGAGGCTCtacttttgaaacaaaatcagTAAAGATCCGTGAAATTAATGAGCAGCTAGGTGGGTTGGAACATGATCAGAGTGCAGAGGATATCCCAGACTTTCAGGCACGCAGCTTCAGATCGTCAGGAGGGAAGCGAAGGACACCCAGCACTGGGAAAGGTAGTTATTGA
- the FGA gene encoding fibrinogen alpha chain isoform X1 has translation MIPVRILCVLLCLSIAWAQDGKTAFEQGGAGVRGPRIVEHKSPSSCQSEKSWPFCADDDWGTKCPSGCRMQGLIDEKDQEFSQRIDKIKKLLSDNQNNYKKSNQIIVETVNALKPNLDSAQELDETYGRLSGELRRRIMTLKQRVVTQVNRIKALQSSIQEQVVEMKRLEVDIDIKIRACKGTCARSFDYKVDKESYENIQKQLVQANSINLHPELQTTTLSTLKMRPLKDSNVPDHFKHKPLPEMQALNIINDIKQMEVVLERPETDTKLSRGDSSYHTAEARGDESSYPSKLLIPTHGRETLSLEDKTSSAVRRCTKTTTRKIVSGPDGPREEVVEKTVSSDGSDCTYLPGNIGGEGTTYHFSGADGLHKLETVFPELESFFTPDSPSTATKHVSGSSSFTTSRRTTGTGSSHTGTGAYGGKDKFGDLGDEEEDDFGRLQPSGFPSGSASPSKTVATSSSSFKKGGSTFETKSVKIREINEQLGGLEHDQSAEDIPDFQARSFRSSGGKRRTPSTGKDCDDIRQKHTSGAKSGIFKIKPAGSNKVLSVYCDQETTLGGWLLIQQRMDGSVNFNRTWQDYKKGFGSVDGRGRGEFWLGNEHLHLLTQNDTVLRVELEDWDGNAVFAEYLVQVGSEAEGYTLAVSSYEGTAGDALVAGWLEEGTEYTSHAQMKFSTFDRDQDHWEENCAEMYGGGWWYNSCQAANLNGIYYPGGHYDPRYNVPYEIENGIVWLPFKASDYSLKTVRMKIRPIETL, from the exons ATGATACCTGTGAGGATCCTCTGTGTGCTCCTGTGCCTCAGCATAGCCTGG GCACAAGATGGAAAGACTGCCTTTGAGCAGGGGGGTGCAGGAGTGCGTGGTCCCAGGATTGTGGAGCACAAGTCCCCGTCCAGCTGCCAGTCTGAGAAGAGCTGGCCCTTCTGTGCGGATGACGACTGG GGTACCAAATGTCCATCAGGATGCAGAATGCAAGGACTGATTGATGAAAAGGACCAGGAGTTCAGTCAAAGAATAGACAAAATCAAGAAACTGCTTTCAGATAATCAAAACAACTATAAGAAATCCAATCAGATAATTGTGGAAACTGTAAATGCACTAAAACCAAACCTGGACAGTGCTCAGG AGCTTGATGAGACTTACGGTCGCCTGTCAGGAGAACTGAGACGGAGAATTATGACATTAAAGCAGAGAGTTGTCACTCAAGTGAACAGAAttaaagctctgcagagcagcatccaGGAACAAGTGGTGGAGATGAAGCGCTTAGAG GTGGACATTGATATTAAGATACGAGCTTGCAAAGGAACCTGTGCTAGAAGTTTTGATTACAAGGTGGACAAAGAGAGCTATGAAAACATCCAGAAGCAGCTTGTTCAAGCCAACTCCATCAACTTGCACCCAGAGCTTCAAACAACCACCTTGAGCACACTGAAAATGAGGCCACTTAAGGACTCTAATGTTCCTGATCATTTTAAGCATAAGCCTCTCCCAGAAATGCAAGCTCTGAACATAATTAATGACATCAAGCAGATGGAAGTGGTATTAGAAAGACCAGAAACAGACACGAAACTCTCCCGAGGTGACAGTTCGTATCACACAGCAGAAGCAAGGGGGGATGAATCTTCATACCCCAGCAAATTACTTATTCCTACTCATGGGAGAGAAACCCTTAGTCTGGAAGACAAAACCTCCTCCGCTGTTCGTAGATGCACCAAAACTACCACCAGAAAAATTGTCTCTGGGCCTGATGGCCCTAGAGAAGAAGTAGTTGAGAAAACAGTCTCTTCTGATGGCTCAGACTGCACCTATTTACCTGGAAACATTGGAGGGGAAGGGACCACCTACCATTTTAGTGGTGCAGATGGCTTGCACAAGCTAGAGACTGTATTCCCTGAGCTAGAGTCATTTTTTACCCCTGACTCTCCATCCACCGCTACTAAGCACGTTAGCGGATCGAGCAGCTTCACAACCAGCAGACGCACAACTGGCACAGGCAGTAGCCACACAGGTACAGGAGCTTATGGGGGAAAAGATAAATTTGGAGACTTAGGAGACGAGGAGGAAGATGACTTTGGAAGACTTCAGCCATCTGGATTCCCATCTGGCAGTGCAAGTCCCTCCAAGACTGTAGCGACCAGCTCTTCTAGTTTCAAGAAGGGAGGCTCtacttttgaaacaaaatcagTAAAGATCCGTGAAATTAATGAGCAGCTAGGTGGGTTGGAACATGATCAGAGTGCAGAGGATATCCCAGACTTTCAGGCACGCAGCTTCAGATCGTCAGGAGGGAAGCGAAGGACACCCAGCACTGGGAAAG actgtGATGATATCCGCCAGAAACACACTTCTGGTGCCAAAAGTGGCATTTTCAAAATCAAGCCAGCGGGATCCAATAAGGTTTTGTCAGTTTATTGCGACCAAGAGACCACTTTGGGAGGATGGCTATTGATCCAACAAAGAATGGATGGATCAGTGAATTTTAACCGGACCTGGCAAGACTACAAGAAAGGTTTCGGCAGCGTGGATGGCAGGGGGCGAGGAGAGTTTTGGCTGGGCAATGAACACCTCCACTTGCTGACTCAGAATGATACTGTGCTTCGGGTAGAGTTAGAGGACTGGGATGgaaatgctgtgtttgcagagtATCTCGTGCAGGTAGGGTCTGAAGCTGAAGGGTACACCCTGGCCGTGTCTTCCTACGAGGGCACCGCCGGGGACGCCCTGGTGGCTGGCTGGCTGGAAGAGGGCACCGAGTACACGTCCCATGCTCAGATGAAGTTCAGCACCTTTGACCGGGACCAGGACCACTGGGAGGAGAACTGTGCCGAGATGTATGGGGGGGGCTGGTGGTACaacagctgccaggctgccaaCCTCAATGGCATTTACTACCCGGGCGGTCACTATGACCCCAGGTACAATGTCCCCTACGAGATCGAAAATGGTATAGTATGGCTGCCATTTAAAGCCTCAGATTATTCC